From the Streptomyces sp. KMM 9044 genome, one window contains:
- a CDS encoding SAM-dependent methyltransferase yields the protein MPAGRSSPPRIDTSKAHPARVYDWLLGGKDNYPVDEAAGERLPPQARDAARQNRRFMHRAAAWLAGQGVDQFLDVGTGIPTEPNPHQIVQAVAPAAKVVHTDNDPIVLRHAEALLISSPEGATDYFQADVRSPGEIVDHARTVLDLGRPVALSLIALPHFIPDGQEPRAIVKELLSALPPGSYLVLSHAASDRHAELAAQVTAEYARAGIRLGFRSRVEAALFPDGLDLVEPGLVTATEWFRETEAPAPEDSGIYAGVARLR from the coding sequence ATGCCGGCCGGCAGGTCCAGCCCTCCGCGGATCGACACCAGCAAGGCGCACCCCGCGCGGGTCTACGACTGGCTGCTCGGAGGTAAGGACAACTACCCGGTGGACGAGGCCGCCGGCGAGAGGCTGCCACCCCAGGCCCGGGACGCCGCCCGGCAGAACCGCCGGTTCATGCACCGGGCCGCGGCCTGGCTCGCCGGGCAGGGCGTCGACCAGTTCCTCGACGTCGGCACCGGCATCCCCACCGAGCCGAACCCGCACCAGATCGTGCAGGCCGTCGCCCCGGCCGCGAAGGTCGTTCACACCGACAACGACCCGATCGTCCTGCGGCACGCGGAGGCCCTCCTGATCAGCAGTCCCGAGGGTGCCACGGACTACTTCCAGGCCGATGTGCGCAGTCCCGGGGAGATCGTCGACCACGCCCGGACCGTCCTCGACCTCGGCCGTCCCGTCGCGCTGTCCCTGATCGCCCTCCCGCACTTCATCCCCGACGGCCAGGAACCCCGCGCCATTGTCAAAGAGCTGCTCTCCGCACTCCCGCCGGGCAGCTACCTGGTGCTGTCGCACGCGGCGTCCGACCGCCACGCGGAACTGGCCGCCCAGGTCACCGCCGAGTACGCCCGGGCCGGCATACGGCTCGGCTTCCGCTCCCGCGTTGAAGCCGCCCTCTTCCCCGACGGCCTGGACCTGGTGGAGCCGGGCCTGGTCACGGCCACGGAGTGGTTCCGGGAGACCGAGGCCCCGGCACCCGAGGACAGCGGCATCTACGCGGGCGTCGCCCGGCTCCGCTGA
- a CDS encoding LacI family DNA-binding transcriptional regulator — translation MADVARLAGVSSQTVSRVSNGYAGVNEETRRQVLAAMQELGYRPNSAARALKRGEFRTIGVITFSLSTTGNVRTLEAIATSAAHEGYAVTLLPVAIPTQDEVRGAFSRLEELAVDAVIVIMEVHLLDAATIQLPPHAQVVVVDSDAGDHYTVVDTDQAGGTRTAVRHLLGLGHRTVWHLAGPEDSFAAQRRTDAWHAALTDAGRVPPELVRGDWSAESGYRAGLGLAARDECTAVFAANDQMALGLLRALHERGRRVPVDVSVIGFDDIPEASSFLPPLTTVHQDFAEVGRRCVAAVLGKVRHGGPERGTTLVPTRLVTRASTAPPPAEKVWAGG, via the coding sequence ATGGCGGACGTGGCCCGCCTCGCCGGGGTCTCGTCCCAGACGGTCTCCCGTGTGTCCAACGGTTACGCCGGGGTGAACGAGGAGACCCGGCGGCAGGTGCTCGCCGCGATGCAGGAGCTCGGCTACCGGCCCAACAGCGCGGCCCGCGCGCTCAAACGCGGAGAGTTCCGCACCATCGGCGTCATCACCTTCTCGCTGTCCACGACCGGAAATGTGCGTACCCTGGAGGCGATCGCCACCTCCGCCGCACACGAGGGCTACGCGGTGACCCTGTTGCCCGTCGCGATACCGACCCAGGACGAGGTGCGCGGCGCGTTCTCCCGACTGGAGGAACTCGCCGTCGACGCGGTGATCGTCATCATGGAGGTCCATCTGCTGGATGCGGCGACAATCCAGCTGCCCCCGCACGCCCAGGTCGTGGTCGTCGACTCCGACGCCGGTGACCACTACACGGTCGTCGACACCGACCAGGCCGGCGGCACCCGTACCGCCGTGCGCCACCTGCTCGGCCTCGGCCACCGCACGGTGTGGCACCTGGCCGGCCCCGAGGACTCCTTCGCCGCCCAGCGCCGCACCGACGCCTGGCACGCCGCCCTCACCGACGCCGGACGCGTCCCGCCGGAGCTGGTCCGCGGCGACTGGTCCGCGGAGTCCGGCTACCGTGCGGGCCTCGGACTCGCCGCCCGCGACGAGTGCACCGCCGTCTTCGCGGCCAACGACCAGATGGCCCTCGGCCTGCTGCGTGCCCTCCACGAGCGCGGCCGACGCGTCCCCGTGGACGTCAGCGTCATCGGCTTCGACGACATCCCCGAGGCGTCCTCGTTCCTGCCCCCGCTGACCACCGTCCACCAGGACTTCGCCGAGGTGGGACGGCGCTGCGTGGCGGCCGTCCTGGGCAAGGTGCGCCATGGCGGCCCCGAGCGGGGGACCACCCTCGTCCCGACCCGCCTGGTGACGCGCGCCAGTACGGCACCGCCGCCGGCGGAGAAGGTGTGGGCGGGTGGGTGA
- a CDS encoding carbohydrate ABC transporter permease, translating into MTTLQPPATAEPRPAPPPARRDRRSWTGWGFVGPFVVVFALVFLAPIVYSVHLSLFRDQLIGGTSFVGLDNYQQALQDERFWAALGRVSLFLGVQVPIMLGVALLVALALDSGRLYGKSFFRISIFLPYAVPAVVATLMWGFMYGTRFGLVGDVNEAFGLSLPDPLSPDLVLASIGNIVTWEFVGYNMLIFYAALRVIPHSLYEAAEIDGAGQLRVITAIKLPAIRGALVIATIFSIIGSFQLFNEPSVLQKLAPNAITTDYTPNYYTYSLSFSGQQHNYSATVAIIMGLITMVVAYVVQLRGMRKGV; encoded by the coding sequence ATGACAACGCTGCAACCGCCGGCGACCGCCGAGCCGCGGCCGGCACCACCTCCGGCGAGACGGGACCGCCGCTCCTGGACGGGGTGGGGGTTCGTCGGCCCCTTCGTGGTCGTGTTCGCCCTGGTCTTCCTGGCACCGATCGTGTATTCGGTCCACCTGAGCCTCTTCCGCGACCAGCTCATCGGCGGCACCAGCTTCGTCGGGCTCGACAACTACCAGCAAGCCCTGCAGGACGAGCGGTTCTGGGCCGCGCTCGGCCGGGTCTCGCTCTTCCTGGGCGTCCAGGTACCGATCATGCTCGGCGTCGCCCTGCTGGTGGCCCTGGCGCTGGACAGCGGACGGCTCTACGGCAAGAGCTTCTTCCGCATCTCGATCTTCCTGCCGTACGCGGTGCCCGCCGTCGTCGCCACGCTGATGTGGGGCTTCATGTACGGCACCCGGTTCGGCCTGGTCGGCGACGTCAACGAGGCCTTCGGGCTGTCGCTGCCCGACCCGCTCTCCCCCGACCTGGTACTGGCGTCGATCGGCAACATCGTCACCTGGGAGTTCGTCGGCTACAACATGCTGATCTTCTACGCGGCGCTGCGGGTGATCCCGCACTCTCTCTACGAGGCGGCCGAGATCGACGGCGCCGGGCAGCTCCGCGTCATCACCGCCATCAAGCTGCCCGCGATCCGCGGCGCCCTGGTCATCGCGACGATCTTCTCCATCATCGGCAGCTTCCAGCTCTTCAACGAGCCCAGCGTCCTGCAGAAGCTGGCGCCCAACGCCATCACCACGGACTACACGCCGAACTACTATACGTACTCGCTGTCCTTCTCCGGCCAGCAGCACAACTACTCCGCGACGGTCGCCATCATCATGGGTCTGATCACCATGGTCGTCGCCTATGTCGTCCAGCTGCGCGGCATGCGCAAGGGAGTGTGA
- a CDS encoding carbohydrate ABC transporter permease yields MTTTVSPASADRTGSASGAPDAVPRLRTRRRGSTPGRPRRSVLLTVLTGLVLLYSLVPLVWLVISATKTQEGLSRSFGLWFDGDFALWDNIAETFTYDDGVFARWLLNTMLYVGLGAGGATLLAVLGGYALAKFEFPGRRAVFAVVIGAVAVPGTALAVPTFLMFSNMGLANTPWAVVIPSLISPFGLYLMWVFASEAVPNELLEAARIDGAGELRTFFLVVLPLLAPGIVTVSLFTMVATWNNYFLPLIMLKDPAWYPLTLGLHSWNAQAETAGGQPVFHLVITGSLITVVPLIAAFLLLQKYWQSGLAAGSVKE; encoded by the coding sequence ATGACCACCACCGTCTCCCCCGCCTCCGCGGACCGGACCGGCTCCGCGTCCGGCGCCCCGGATGCCGTCCCCCGGTTGCGTACGCGCCGGCGCGGCTCCACGCCGGGGCGCCCCCGCCGCAGTGTGCTGCTGACCGTCCTCACCGGCCTGGTGCTGCTCTACAGTCTGGTGCCGCTGGTGTGGCTGGTCATCAGCGCCACCAAGACCCAGGAGGGACTGTCCCGTTCGTTCGGCCTCTGGTTCGACGGCGACTTCGCCCTCTGGGACAACATCGCCGAGACGTTCACCTACGACGACGGCGTCTTCGCCCGCTGGCTGCTGAACACCATGCTGTACGTGGGGCTCGGCGCGGGAGGCGCGACCCTCCTCGCCGTGCTCGGCGGCTACGCCCTGGCCAAGTTCGAGTTCCCCGGCCGCCGGGCCGTCTTCGCCGTCGTCATCGGCGCCGTGGCCGTACCGGGTACGGCCCTGGCGGTGCCTACCTTCCTGATGTTCAGCAACATGGGGCTGGCCAACACCCCGTGGGCGGTCGTCATCCCGTCGCTGATCTCTCCGTTCGGCCTGTATCTGATGTGGGTGTTCGCCAGTGAGGCCGTCCCGAACGAACTCCTCGAGGCGGCCCGGATCGACGGCGCGGGTGAGCTGCGCACCTTCTTCCTGGTGGTGCTTCCGCTGCTGGCGCCGGGCATCGTCACCGTCTCGCTGTTCACCATGGTCGCGACCTGGAACAACTACTTCCTGCCGCTGATCATGCTCAAGGACCCCGCCTGGTATCCCCTCACCCTGGGCCTGCACAGCTGGAACGCCCAGGCCGAGACGGCCGGCGGGCAGCCCGTCTTCCACCTGGTCATCACCGGCTCGCTGATCACCGTCGTCCCGCTGATCGCCGCGTTCCTGCTGCTGCAGAAGTACTGGCAGTCGGGACTCGCCGCCGGAAGCGTCAAGGAATAG
- a CDS encoding ABC transporter substrate-binding protein encodes MHKQSRRLLRGIGIICALTLGATACGGSDDGDAAPKAVSESDVEAALEKGGTVTVWAWEPTLEQVAADFEKEHPGVEVNLVNAGTGNEQYKALQNAISAKKGVPDVAQVEYYAMGQYALTDGLTDLSGFGADQLADRYSPGPWNGVKAGGEGIYGLPMDSGPMALFYNKKVFDKHRIEVPTTWDEYVDAARALRKADPKAYITNDAGDAGFTTSMLWQAGSRPYKVNGTEVKIGFGDKGAQDFTGTWQKLLDEELVAPVTSWSDEWYKGLGDGTLATLAIGAWMPANLASGVKEASGDWRVAPLPQWTAGADAGAENGGSALTLPELGKNEALAYAFVEYANSGDGVDTRVKSGAFPATTAQLGSEEFQNTEFPYFGGQQANKVFAESAANVADDWAYLPYQVYANSIFNDTVGKAYVSGTTLADGLKAWQDASVEYGNEQGFTVAK; translated from the coding sequence ATGCACAAGCAATCCCGCCGCCTGCTGCGCGGCATCGGCATCATCTGCGCCCTGACCCTGGGCGCCACCGCCTGCGGCGGTTCCGACGACGGGGACGCCGCTCCGAAGGCAGTCTCCGAGTCGGACGTCGAGGCGGCCCTGGAGAAGGGCGGCACCGTCACCGTCTGGGCGTGGGAACCCACGCTCGAGCAGGTGGCCGCCGACTTCGAGAAGGAGCACCCCGGTGTCGAGGTGAACCTCGTCAACGCGGGCACCGGCAACGAGCAGTACAAGGCGTTGCAGAACGCCATCTCCGCGAAGAAAGGCGTCCCCGACGTCGCCCAGGTCGAGTACTACGCCATGGGCCAGTACGCGCTGACCGACGGGCTCACCGACCTCAGCGGCTTCGGCGCCGACCAGCTCGCCGACCGGTACTCCCCCGGCCCGTGGAACGGTGTGAAGGCCGGCGGCGAGGGGATCTACGGCCTGCCGATGGACTCCGGTCCGATGGCGCTGTTCTACAACAAGAAGGTCTTCGACAAGCACAGGATCGAAGTGCCCACCACGTGGGACGAGTACGTGGACGCGGCCCGCGCCCTGCGCAAGGCGGACCCGAAGGCGTACATCACCAACGACGCCGGCGACGCGGGCTTCACCACCAGCATGCTGTGGCAGGCCGGTTCGCGCCCCTACAAGGTGAACGGCACCGAGGTAAAGATCGGGTTCGGCGACAAGGGGGCCCAGGACTTCACCGGCACCTGGCAGAAGCTGCTCGACGAGGAGCTGGTCGCCCCGGTCACCAGCTGGTCCGACGAGTGGTACAAGGGCCTCGGCGACGGCACCCTCGCGACCCTGGCCATCGGGGCCTGGATGCCGGCCAACCTCGCCTCCGGTGTGAAGGAGGCCTCCGGCGACTGGCGCGTCGCCCCGCTGCCGCAGTGGACTGCGGGCGCCGACGCCGGTGCGGAGAACGGCGGCAGCGCCCTCACCCTGCCCGAACTCGGCAAGAACGAGGCGCTCGCCTACGCGTTCGTGGAGTACGCCAACTCCGGCGACGGTGTCGACACCCGGGTGAAGAGCGGTGCCTTCCCCGCGACTACGGCACAGCTCGGCTCCGAGGAGTTCCAGAACACCGAGTTCCCGTACTTCGGCGGGCAGCAGGCCAACAAGGTCTTCGCCGAGTCGGCCGCGAACGTCGCCGACGACTGGGCGTACCTGCCGTACCAGGTGTACGCCAACTCGATCTTCAACGACACCGTCGGCAAGGCCTACGTCTCCGGCACCACGCTGGCGGACGGCCTGAAGGCCTGGCAGGACGCGTCGGTCGAGTACGGCAACGAGCAGGGCTTCACCGTAGCGAAGTAG
- a CDS encoding beta-galactosidase has product MISTLLSRSSRADGDRAPGLLYGADYNPEQWPPSVWEEDVRLMRKAGVNVVSVGIFSWARLQPAEDAWDFGWLDEVLDLLHAGGIGVDLATATASPPPWLTTAHPEILPVTADGGTLWPGARQHWRPTSPVFRAHALRLVRELATRYADHPALVAWHVNNELGCHNVYDFSDDAARAFRHWLRSRYTTLETLNSAWGTAFWSQRYTDWEQILPPRQAASHPNPTQQLDFKRFSSDALKEHLRAEREILREITPDVPVTTNFMVMGNTKGMDYPDWAQEIDFVSNDHYVHPGPQDRDELSFSANLTSGISGGRPWFLMEHSTSAVNWQPVNVAKRPGDLARDSLLHVAHGADAVCYFQWRQSAAGAEKYHSAMVPHAGEDSDLFRAVAELGAILKALAPVAGSEREAARVGILYDWDSWWASEQDSHPSALLDYRQEALDWYSALLALGVRADLVTTRADLHRHQVLVAPVLHMVPADLAKTLTRYTEQGGHLITTYFSGVVDEHDHVWLGGYPGALRNLLGIRIEEFGPLLAGDTVELDDGTTGSLWTDRIDVVAGTDVLARYRTGVHAGRAAVTRRATGAGSAAYVSTRLGVEGLTSLLPRLLAPVGVESELPSEVCGLVETTVRSGPGGRFLFLVNRTDTAIPVRGLAGEVLLGATEGGDGALVLGPRAVAVLRQPAG; this is encoded by the coding sequence ATGATCTCCACCCTCCTGTCCCGTTCCAGCAGAGCTGACGGTGACCGTGCTCCCGGTCTCCTGTACGGCGCCGACTACAACCCCGAGCAGTGGCCCCCCAGCGTCTGGGAGGAGGACGTCCGGCTGATGCGGAAGGCCGGAGTGAACGTCGTGTCCGTGGGGATATTCTCCTGGGCGCGGCTGCAACCGGCCGAGGACGCCTGGGACTTCGGCTGGCTCGACGAGGTACTGGACCTGCTTCACGCGGGCGGCATCGGCGTCGACCTGGCGACCGCCACCGCATCCCCGCCGCCGTGGCTGACCACGGCCCACCCCGAGATCCTTCCGGTCACCGCGGACGGCGGGACGCTGTGGCCGGGGGCGCGCCAGCACTGGCGTCCCACCTCCCCGGTGTTCCGCGCCCACGCGTTGCGCCTGGTAAGGGAGTTGGCGACCCGCTACGCAGACCACCCGGCGCTGGTCGCCTGGCACGTCAACAACGAGCTGGGCTGCCACAACGTCTACGACTTCTCCGACGACGCGGCGCGTGCGTTCCGGCACTGGCTGCGGTCCCGTTACACCACGCTGGAAACACTCAACTCCGCCTGGGGAACGGCCTTCTGGTCCCAGCGCTACACCGACTGGGAGCAGATCCTGCCGCCGCGGCAGGCGGCGTCCCATCCCAACCCCACCCAGCAGCTGGACTTCAAGCGCTTCTCTTCGGACGCGCTCAAGGAACATCTGCGGGCCGAGCGGGAGATCCTGCGGGAGATCACCCCGGACGTCCCGGTCACCACCAACTTCATGGTGATGGGCAACACCAAGGGGATGGACTACCCCGACTGGGCGCAGGAGATCGACTTCGTCTCCAACGACCACTACGTCCACCCGGGTCCGCAGGACCGTGACGAGCTGTCCTTCTCCGCGAACCTCACCAGCGGCATCTCCGGCGGCCGGCCCTGGTTCCTGATGGAGCACTCCACCAGTGCCGTCAACTGGCAGCCGGTCAACGTGGCCAAGCGTCCTGGCGACCTGGCCCGTGACTCGCTGCTGCACGTGGCGCACGGGGCCGACGCGGTGTGCTACTTCCAGTGGCGGCAGTCGGCGGCCGGCGCCGAGAAGTACCACTCGGCGATGGTCCCGCACGCCGGTGAGGACAGTGACCTGTTCCGTGCGGTGGCCGAACTCGGCGCCATCCTCAAGGCACTTGCCCCGGTCGCGGGCAGTGAGCGGGAGGCCGCCCGGGTCGGCATCCTCTACGACTGGGATTCGTGGTGGGCGAGCGAGCAGGACTCGCACCCTTCCGCGCTGCTCGACTACCGGCAGGAGGCGCTCGACTGGTATTCGGCGCTGCTGGCCCTCGGTGTCCGCGCCGACCTCGTCACCACCCGCGCCGACCTGCACCGCCACCAGGTGCTGGTGGCACCGGTGCTGCACATGGTCCCCGCCGACCTGGCCAAGACGCTGACCCGGTACACCGAGCAGGGCGGGCACCTGATCACCACGTACTTCTCGGGTGTCGTCGACGAGCACGACCACGTCTGGCTCGGCGGCTATCCGGGGGCGCTGCGCAATCTGCTCGGCATCCGCATCGAGGAGTTCGGCCCGCTGCTCGCCGGTGACACGGTGGAGCTCGACGACGGGACGACCGGCAGTCTGTGGACCGACCGGATCGACGTCGTGGCCGGGACGGACGTCCTGGCCCGCTACCGCACGGGCGTGCACGCCGGCCGGGCGGCGGTCACCCGGAGGGCCACGGGCGCCGGTTCGGCCGCCTACGTCTCCACCCGGCTCGGTGTCGAAGGGCTCACCTCGCTGCTGCCCCGGCTGCTCGCACCGGTCGGCGTGGAGAGCGAACTACCTTCCGAGGTATGCGGGTTGGTCGAGACGACGGTACGCAGCGGTCCCGGTGGTCGGTTCCTGTTCCTGGTGAACCGGACCGACACGGCCATCCCTGTGCGCGGTCTCGCCGGGGAAGTGCTGCTCGGCGCCACGGAGGGTGGCGACGGTGCCCTCGTCCTCGGGCCGCGCGCCGTCGCCGTACTGCGGCAGCCGGCCGGCTGA
- a CDS encoding phospholipase, which produces MHRKLATALATSALAAVGVLGTATAAEAAPSDKPQALSGWTQTSASNYNQWGAARSDQAAWSAYGFDWSTDYCSASPDNPFGFPFSASCARHDFGYRNHKAAGSFDADKARLDSGFHEDLKRVCARYTGATKTACNSTVWTYYQAVRAFG; this is translated from the coding sequence ATGCACCGTAAGCTCGCCACCGCTCTGGCCACCTCGGCTCTCGCCGCCGTCGGGGTCCTGGGCACCGCCACCGCCGCCGAGGCCGCTCCCTCCGACAAGCCACAGGCACTCTCCGGCTGGACGCAGACCAGCGCGTCGAACTACAACCAGTGGGGCGCCGCCCGGTCCGACCAGGCCGCTTGGAGCGCCTACGGGTTCGACTGGAGCACCGACTACTGCTCAGCCTCCCCCGACAACCCGTTCGGCTTCCCCTTCTCGGCCTCCTGCGCACGCCACGACTTCGGTTACCGCAACCACAAGGCGGCCGGCTCCTTCGACGCCGACAAGGCACGCCTCGACAGCGGCTTCCACGAGGACCTCAAACGCGTCTGCGCCCGCTACACCGGGGCCACGAAGACCGCCTGCAACAGCACCGTCTGGACCTACTACCAGGCGGTCAGGGCCTTCGGGTGA
- a CDS encoding iron ABC transporter permease, translating into MAVTATPGPVRPKTVPAPAVSRTGAAVVTGALVLLVAVLAVVDITQGTAAVGPAEVLKALTGRADPDDASVIIASRLPRMAAGLLVGAALGMAGLALQAVSRNVLASPDTLAVNAGSYLALSVVAVAGVPLPLLASSGVAFAGGLMAAAVVLGLSGLGSGTVRLVLAGTALALGLTAVTGGLLLLFPEQTEGLYQWNQGSIAQNGFDGVLQMLPVAAVGLVGLLLVARRVDALALGDDTARGLGVPVRATRVTAVVLATLLSAAAVTLAGPIGFVGLCAPALVRPLARWFRGIHRLRAGVPVAGLVGAALVLGADVLLRTFVSADISVAVPTGVVTSLVGAVFLVVMAARLRDTAGSPAPDRLRIRSRAVFVAWLVVLTVALAGLTIAATLVGDSVLLLGDVFNWMQGRAGRTISFVLDTRVPRVLAALLAGAALALAGTLVQAVTRNPLAEPAVLGVSGGGALGAVILVTTVPVAGAWSVAGAAFAGASVTAVVVFGLAARGGFQQNRLVLVGVGAAAGTTALTSLLIVLTDPFNATKALTWLSGSTYGRTLPDVLPLAAVLVAGLAVAAVRYRELDLVSLDEDTPRLLGLRLARGRLGFLVVSVLLTATAVAAAGTIGFVGLVAPHAARALVGRRHTRVLPVAVLLGAVLVCTADLLGRTVIAPAQLGAGLMTAVIGTPYFLYVLVRSRR; encoded by the coding sequence ATGGCCGTCACCGCCACGCCCGGTCCCGTCCGTCCGAAGACGGTGCCGGCCCCGGCCGTGTCCCGGACGGGCGCGGCCGTGGTGACCGGGGCACTCGTGCTCCTGGTCGCCGTGCTCGCCGTCGTCGACATCACCCAGGGCACGGCGGCCGTCGGCCCGGCCGAGGTCCTCAAGGCGCTCACCGGCCGCGCCGATCCGGACGACGCGTCCGTCATCATCGCCTCACGGCTGCCCCGGATGGCCGCCGGGCTGCTGGTGGGCGCCGCGCTCGGCATGGCCGGCCTCGCCCTGCAGGCCGTCAGCCGCAACGTCCTGGCCTCCCCGGACACCCTCGCCGTCAACGCGGGCTCCTACCTCGCCCTCAGCGTCGTCGCCGTCGCCGGTGTCCCGCTGCCCCTGCTCGCCTCCTCCGGAGTCGCCTTCGCCGGCGGTCTCATGGCGGCGGCCGTCGTCCTCGGGCTGTCCGGGCTCGGGTCCGGAACGGTACGGCTGGTCCTCGCCGGCACCGCGCTCGCCCTCGGCCTCACGGCCGTCACCGGGGGCCTTCTGCTGCTGTTCCCGGAGCAGACCGAGGGCCTGTACCAGTGGAACCAGGGCAGCATCGCCCAGAACGGCTTCGACGGCGTGCTCCAGATGCTGCCCGTCGCGGCCGTCGGCCTGGTCGGCCTGCTGCTCGTCGCCCGCCGGGTCGACGCTCTCGCCCTCGGCGACGACACGGCCCGTGGGCTGGGCGTCCCGGTGCGCGCGACCCGTGTCACCGCGGTGGTCCTGGCGACGCTGCTCTCCGCGGCGGCCGTCACCCTCGCCGGGCCCATCGGGTTCGTCGGCCTGTGCGCCCCCGCCCTGGTCCGCCCTTTGGCGCGCTGGTTCCGCGGTATCCACCGGCTGCGTGCGGGCGTGCCGGTCGCCGGGCTGGTCGGCGCGGCGCTGGTCCTCGGGGCGGACGTGCTGCTGCGTACGTTCGTGAGCGCCGACATCTCCGTCGCGGTACCCACCGGCGTCGTCACCAGCCTCGTCGGCGCGGTGTTCCTGGTCGTCATGGCGGCCCGGCTCCGTGACACCGCGGGCTCACCCGCGCCGGACAGACTGCGGATCCGCAGCCGCGCCGTCTTCGTGGCCTGGCTCGTCGTTCTGACCGTCGCCCTGGCCGGTCTGACGATCGCCGCGACACTCGTCGGCGACAGCGTGCTCCTGCTGGGCGACGTGTTCAACTGGATGCAGGGCCGGGCCGGCCGGACCATCTCCTTCGTCCTCGACACCCGGGTTCCGCGCGTCCTCGCTGCGCTTCTCGCGGGGGCGGCCCTGGCGCTCGCCGGCACTCTGGTGCAGGCCGTCACCCGCAATCCGCTCGCGGAGCCCGCGGTCCTGGGCGTCTCGGGCGGCGGCGCGCTCGGCGCGGTGATCCTCGTGACGACCGTGCCCGTCGCCGGGGCGTGGAGCGTCGCCGGTGCGGCGTTCGCGGGAGCCTCCGTCACCGCCGTCGTCGTCTTCGGGCTCGCGGCGCGCGGGGGCTTCCAGCAGAACCGGCTGGTGCTCGTCGGCGTCGGTGCGGCGGCCGGGACGACGGCCCTGACCAGTCTGCTGATCGTGCTCACCGACCCGTTCAACGCCACGAAGGCCCTTACCTGGCTGTCGGGTTCGACCTACGGCCGGACCCTCCCCGACGTCCTGCCGCTGGCCGCCGTCCTCGTCGCCGGCCTCGCGGTGGCGGCCGTGCGGTACCGGGAGCTCGACCTGGTCTCGCTCGACGAGGACACCCCGCGGCTTCTCGGACTCCGGCTGGCGCGCGGCCGGCTGGGTTTCCTCGTCGTCAGCGTCCTGCTCACCGCGACCGCGGTGGCCGCCGCGGGCACCATCGGGTTCGTGGGTCTGGTCGCCCCGCACGCGGCACGGGCCCTCGTCGGACGCCGGCACACCCGCGTCCTTCCGGTCGCGGTGCTGCTCGGTGCCGTACTGGTCTGCACCGCCGACCTGCTGGGCCGCACCGTGATCGCACCGGCCCAACTGGGCGCCGGTCTCATGACGGCCGTCATCGGCACGCCGTACTTCCTGTACGTGCTCGTGCGCAGCCGGCGGTAG
- a CDS encoding ABC transporter substrate-binding protein codes for MRRLLLTAPMAATALLLTACGTTEPAATESKESTETITLTDASGTKVELDGPARNVVGTEWNVVETLISLGVEPAGVADVKGYKTWNTAVPLTNEPKDIGTRGEPSMDTIASLKPDLIVATSDLQPNAIKQLREVAPVLTVTSADASDQIGQILENVDLVAKATGTTEQAATLKKDFDAKLAEGKKVLADAGLDGSEIAFADGYVTSNQVSVRPYTSGSLIGAVNERLGLESAWKMEGDKAYGLAATDVEGLTDLGKDVQFAYIGSDGDANSDPFGNQLAKNSVWKSLPFVKAGDVHRLPDGIWMFGGPGSMGAYTDAVVEALTK; via the coding sequence ATGAGACGACTCCTGCTTACCGCGCCCATGGCCGCCACGGCCCTCCTGCTCACCGCCTGCGGAACCACCGAACCCGCCGCCACCGAGTCGAAGGAGTCCACCGAGACCATCACCCTGACCGACGCCTCCGGCACCAAGGTCGAACTCGACGGCCCCGCCAGGAACGTCGTCGGCACCGAGTGGAACGTCGTCGAGACCCTGATCTCGCTCGGCGTCGAACCGGCCGGGGTCGCGGACGTCAAGGGCTACAAGACCTGGAACACCGCTGTCCCGCTGACCAACGAGCCCAAGGACATCGGCACCCGCGGCGAGCCCAGCATGGACACCATCGCTTCGCTGAAGCCCGATCTCATCGTCGCCACCAGCGACCTGCAGCCCAATGCCATCAAGCAACTGCGCGAGGTCGCCCCCGTCCTTACGGTCACGTCCGCCGACGCCTCCGACCAGATAGGCCAGATACTCGAGAACGTCGACCTCGTCGCGAAGGCCACCGGCACCACCGAGCAGGCCGCCACGCTGAAGAAGGACTTCGACGCGAAGCTCGCCGAGGGCAAGAAGGTCCTGGCCGATGCTGGTCTGGACGGTTCCGAGATCGCCTTCGCCGACGGCTACGTCACCTCCAACCAGGTCTCCGTACGCCCGTACACCTCCGGCTCCCTCATCGGTGCGGTCAACGAGCGGCTCGGCCTGGAGAGCGCCTGGAAGATGGAGGGCGACAAGGCCTACGGCCTGGCCGCCACCGACGTCGAGGGACTGACCGATCTGGGCAAGGACGTGCAGTTCGCGTACATCGGCAGCGACGGGGACGCCAACAGCGACCCGTTCGGCAACCAGCTCGCCAAGAACTCCGTGTGGAAGTCCCTGCCGTTCGTCAAGGCCGGTGACGTCCACCGGCTGCCCGACGGAATCTGGATGTTCGGCGGTCCCGGCTCGATGGGGGCGTACACCGACGCCGTCGTCGAGGCGCTGACGAAGTAG